A DNA window from Ctenopharyngodon idella isolate HZGC_01 chromosome 10, HZGC01, whole genome shotgun sequence contains the following coding sequences:
- the LOC127521135 gene encoding uncharacterized protein LOC127521135 isoform X1, giving the protein MRFLISLCVSLLLLINGEITNGQTTETTTSISDPCYDYNTLDEYWRDIQQSQYSGRDDTLVEWSGWYRLYLNGESAQMSEWCVSYMQCGGETGLYLNGSHPTLEDGVVTLEVVGAHSWWLYGYSHQCGAYRSTSIRVKACPGDYYVYEFVKPNTSVPRPRYCAVAFKSISSDPCYNYESLDRPWRANNESGAHFCDYSFSWSGWYRLFYNGMDIRMPETCVSSFSCNTYYNLWLNDPHPQIEDGVVIRDVCGSYHWGGCCEFNSKPIRVKACPGNYYVYELVNPQFLCAGYCTDVSTISQVVSTASPDIITVSSIILNYDPCNNYNILDNYWRSTLNYWSMYGYISDHDDTRVEWDGWYRLFIDGSSAQMPEWCMSYMSCGGFSSLYLGSSHPRIEDGVVTREIYGSREYQCSHYSSEPIQVKACPGNYYVYKFTRPRISIPAPVYCAVPFSTPSVDPCYNYTSLDEPWRATDNYTDYYNYRCDYNVAWNGWYRLFYNGENTHMPESCVNYGRCGTYYPLWLNGTHPQLEDGVVTRRVCASVWSDCCLYKSHPIRVKACPGDYYVYEFVKPIVCGAYCVESTNQSIPPESTTETIPSIESITPPITTTAPPVDPCNNYYVLDDPWRATNNQYSSEIMCDTAVSWDGWYRLFIEGQSVQMPDTCVYEYSCGTYAPLWLNGGHPTVEDGVVTRDVCGHWDNNCCYFQSNPIKVKACPGGYFVYEFVRPTTCSLAYCADVSNINGTYTTVIPETTTIETTSETTVETTTTIFEENPCSELNCSENERCGRKNGVYGCLCKKDPNRSPPHSDSFDFSETCESSSGFMSVSRCQLFEAGFPADVLHLNDPNCKGTVRNGRVEFHFDNDEHICGTNLVANGTHFIYDNFILGTPRSEGLISRQKILKLSFSCVYPQTQTFSMNVEINPLESVVHKTLPAGEGRYQVRMIPYEDDEFTRPFTGTVDAELDQEMHVEVRVEGVDSRQFALVMDTCWATPVNDPDYSLRWDLIVNECPNPNDDTVELLQNGLSTSSRFSFRMFIFTANSTKLYLHCAVHLCLLSSNRCSTDCNSRHYHRESRSLDFHDSASISMGPLMLSEGNTDKWVPDQVRVSEASCLCASLMLLLVPLMSVLIQL; this is encoded by the exons ATGAGGTTTCTAATCTCACTGTGTGTgtcactgctgctgctgattaatG GTGAAATAACCAATGGACAAACAACAG AAACTACAACTTCCATCTCTGATCCATGCTATGATTATAACACTCTTGATGAATACTGGAGAGACATACAGCAAAGCCAGTACTCTGGACGTGATGACACCCTTGTTGAATGGAGTGGCTGGTATCGGCTCTATTTGAATGGAGAAAGTGCCCAGATGTCTGAGTGGTGTGTGAGTTATATGCAATGTGGTGGTGAAACTGGACTGTATCTCAATGGTTCTCATCCAACACTTGAGGATGGAGTGGTGACCCTTGAAGTCGTGGGAGCTCATTCATGGTGGTTGTATGGGTATTCCCATCAGTGTGGCGCCTACAGATCCACGTCCATCCGAGTCAAAGCCTGTCCAGGAGATTATTATGTCTACGAATTTGTCAAACCCAACACATCAGTCCCTAGACCTAGATATTGTGCAG TTGCTTTCAAAAGCATCAGCAGTGATCCCTGCTACAACTATGAGTCTCTGGACCGTCCCTGGAGAGCCAACAATGAAAGTGGAGCTCACTTTTGTGATTACTCTTTCTCCTGGAGTGGCTGGTACCGACTTTTCTACAATGGGATGGACATCCGGATGCCAGAGACCTGTGTTAGTTCATTCAGCTGTAACACATACTATAATCTGTGGCTCAATGATCCTCACCCTCAGATAGAGGATGGAGTGGTGATAAGGGATGTCTGTGGTAGTTATCATTGGGGAGGCTGCTGTGAATTCAACTCAAAACCCATCAGAGTGAAAGCGTGTCCAGGCAATTATTATGTCTATGAACTTGTGAATCCACAATTCCTGTGTGCTGGATACTGCACAG atgTCAGCACGATTTCACAGGTGGTTTCCACTGCAAGTCCAGACATAATCACTGTATCCAGCATCATCTTGA ATTATGACCCATGCAATAACTACAACATACTAGATAACTACTGGAGAAGCACACTCAATTACTGGTCTATGTATGGATACATATCTGATCATGATGACACTCGTGTAGAATGGGATGGCTGGTATCGACTCTTCATTGATGGATCAAGTGCTCAGATGCCTGAGTGGTGTATGTCTTACATGTCATGTGGAGGTTTTAGTTCTCTGTATCTTGGTAGTTCTCATCCTCGGATAGAAGATGGAGTTGTTACTCGTGAAATTTACGGCTCTCGCGAATATCAGTGCAGTCACTACAGCTCCGAACCAATCCAAGTCAAAGCTTGTCCTGGAAATTATTATGTCTACAAATTTACCAGGCCAAGGATTTCAATCCCAGCTCCTGTATATTGTGCAG TACCTTTTTCCACTCCAAGTGTCGACCCCTGCTACAACTATACCAGTCTGGATGAGCCTTGGAGAGCCACTGACAACTATACTGACTATTATAACTATAGATGTGATTATAATGTGGCGTGGAATGGCTGGTACCGGCTGTTCTACAATGGTGAAAATACTCACATGCCAGAATCATGTGTTAATTATGGCAGGTGTGGCACTTATTATCCACTGTGGCTCAACGGCACTCACCCACAGCTGGAAGATGGAGTGGTCACCCGTCGGGTTTGTGCTTCAGTGTGGAGTGACTGCTGTTTATATAAATCCCACCCTATAAGAGTCAAAGCCTGTCCAGGAGATTACTATGTTTATGAGTTTGTCAAGCCAATAGTTTGCGGGGCTTACTGTGTAG AATCTACAAACCAGTCCATCCCACCAGAATCTACAACAGAGACAATCCCATCCATAGAATCCATTACTCCACCAATCACAACCACTG CTCCCCCTGTTGACCCCTGCAACAACTACTATGTCCTGGATGATCCATGGAGAGCCACCAACAATCAATATTCTTCTGAGATAATGTGTGACACTGCAGTCAGCTGGGACGGCTGGTACCGTCTCTTCATTGAGGGTCAGAGTGTTCAGATGCCAGACACATGTGTTTATGAATATAGTTGTGGCACTTATGCTCCACTGTGGCTGAACGGAGGACATCCAACAGTTGAGGATGGAGTGGTCACTCGAGATGTCTGCGGTCACTGGGACAATAACTGCTGCTATTTCCAATCTAATCCCATTAAAGTCAAAGCCTGTCCAGGAGGATATTTTGTCTACGAGTTTGTGAGACCAACTACATGCAGTTTGGCATACTGTGCAG atGTAAGCAACATAAACGGTACCTATACTACTGTCATTCCAGAGACAACCACAATCGAAACAACCTCAGAAACTACAGTCGAAACCACAACCACAATCT TTGAAGAAAATCCTTGTTCTGAACTCAACTGCTCTGAGAACGAAAGGTGTGGGAGGAAAAATGGTGTTTATGGCTGTTTATGTAAAAAGGACCCTAACAGATCACCACCACATTCTGACTCATTTG ATTTCTCAGAAACCTGTGAAAGCAGCTCTGGCTTCATGTCTGTGTCTCGCTGTCAGCTCTTTGAGGCTGGTTTTCCAGCTGACGTCTTACACCTCAATGATCCCAACTGCAAAGGAACAGTCCGGAATGGCAGAGTGGAATTCCATTTTGATAATGATGAACACATCTGTGGTACAAATCTTGTG GCTAATGGCACTCACTTCATCTATGATAACTTTATTCTGGGGACACCGAGGTCAGAAGGTCTCATCAGCAGACAGAAGATCCTGAAGCTTTCTTTCAGCTGTGTTTATcctcaaacacaaacattttccaTGAATGTGGAAATCAACCCACTGGAGAG TGTTGTGCACAAGACTCTTCCCGCTGGTGAAGGCAGATATCAGGTTCGGATGATTCCATATGAGGATGATGAGTTTACCCGGCCCTTCACTGGTACAGTGGATGCAGAACTCGACCAGGAGATGCATGTGGAAGTTCGTGTTGAGGGGGTCGACAGCCGCCAGTTTGCCCTGGTGATGGACACGTGTTGGGCTACACCTGTCAATGACCCTGATTACAGCCTCCGCTGGGATCTCATTGTTAACGA GTGTCCCAATCCAAATGACGACACAGTGGAGTTGCTGCAGAATGGCCTCTCGACATCCAGCCGTTTCTCCTTCAGGATGTTTATCTTCACTGCAAACTCCACTAAGCTTTACCTGCACTGTGCTGTTCACCTTTGCCTTCTGTCAAGCAACCGCTGCTCAACG GACTGTAACTCCAGACATTATCACCGAGAGAGCAGGTCTCTGGACTTCCATGACAGTGCTTCCATATCCATGGGTCCTCTGATGTTGTCTGAAGGGAACACAG ATAAGTGGGTCCCAGACCAAGTGAGGGTCTCTGAGGCTTCTTGTCTGTGTGCTTCTCTGATGCTGTTACTTGTTCCTCTGATGAGTGTCCTGATACAACTTTAG
- the LOC127521135 gene encoding uromodulin-like isoform X2, with amino-acid sequence MRFLISLCVSLLLLINGEITNGQTTETTTSISDPCYDYNTLDEYWRDIQQSQYSGRDDTLVEWSGWYRLYLNGESAQMSEWCVSYMQCGGETGLYLNGSHPTLEDGVVTLEVVGAHSWWLYGYSHQCGAYRSTSIRVKACPGDYYVYEFVKPNTSVPRPRYCAVAFKSISSDPCYNYESLDRPWRANNESGAHFCDYSFSWSGWYRLFYNGMDIRMPETCVSSFSCNTYYNLWLNDPHPQIEDGVVIRDVCGSYHWGGCCEFNSKPIRVKACPGNYYVYELVNPQFLCAGYCTGTVLFPLFNF; translated from the exons ATGAGGTTTCTAATCTCACTGTGTGTgtcactgctgctgctgattaatG GTGAAATAACCAATGGACAAACAACAG AAACTACAACTTCCATCTCTGATCCATGCTATGATTATAACACTCTTGATGAATACTGGAGAGACATACAGCAAAGCCAGTACTCTGGACGTGATGACACCCTTGTTGAATGGAGTGGCTGGTATCGGCTCTATTTGAATGGAGAAAGTGCCCAGATGTCTGAGTGGTGTGTGAGTTATATGCAATGTGGTGGTGAAACTGGACTGTATCTCAATGGTTCTCATCCAACACTTGAGGATGGAGTGGTGACCCTTGAAGTCGTGGGAGCTCATTCATGGTGGTTGTATGGGTATTCCCATCAGTGTGGCGCCTACAGATCCACGTCCATCCGAGTCAAAGCCTGTCCAGGAGATTATTATGTCTACGAATTTGTCAAACCCAACACATCAGTCCCTAGACCTAGATATTGTGCAG TTGCTTTCAAAAGCATCAGCAGTGATCCCTGCTACAACTATGAGTCTCTGGACCGTCCCTGGAGAGCCAACAATGAAAGTGGAGCTCACTTTTGTGATTACTCTTTCTCCTGGAGTGGCTGGTACCGACTTTTCTACAATGGGATGGACATCCGGATGCCAGAGACCTGTGTTAGTTCATTCAGCTGTAACACATACTATAATCTGTGGCTCAATGATCCTCACCCTCAGATAGAGGATGGAGTGGTGATAAGGGATGTCTGTGGTAGTTATCATTGGGGAGGCTGCTGTGAATTCAACTCAAAACCCATCAGAGTGAAAGCGTGTCCAGGCAATTATTATGTCTATGAACTTGTGAATCCACAATTCCTGTGTGCTGGATACTGCACAGGTACTGTGCTTTTCccactttttaacttttaa
- the LOC127521166 gene encoding peroxidasin homolog isoform X3 has product MRGNMETKKFFLSLFAVTAFLHGVSAVGSVSVSVMEGDSVTLKTGVKTNQQEKIKWYFNDTLIAHINGSLSDICTDKGNERFKHRLKLDHQTGSLTIMNIRNTHSGVYKAVIIKKSENETIFYVTVFGVPAPVSVKEGESVTIGPGVINDSNDVMIWSFSGRPIAQITGNQSKIFTEEQGDDGVRSVRYRLNVTQTGSLTIKNTRSTDSGLYQLQISSSRFNITRSFCVCVTGLP; this is encoded by the exons ATGAGAGGAAACATGGAGACAAAGAAGTTTTTCCTTAGTTTGTTTGCAGTTACTGCATTCTTGCACG GTGTGTCTGCTGTTGGTTCAGTGTCAGTGTctgtgatggagggagattcagtcactctaaaGACTGGTgttaaaacaaaccaacaagAAAAGATTAAATGGTATTTTAATGACACTCTCATCGCACACATCAATGGAAGTCTCAGTGATATCTGTACAGATAAAGGTAATGAGAGATTCAAacacagactgaagctggatcatcagactggatctctgaccatcatgAACATCAGAAACACACACTCTGGAGTTTATAAAGCAGTGATCATCAAAAAAAGCGAGAATGAAACAATCTTCTATGTTACCGTTTTTG GTGTTCCTGCTCCAGTGTCAGTGAAGGAGGGAGAATCTGTCACTATAGGTCCTGGTGTGATAAACGACTCAAATGATGTGATGATATGGAGTTTTAGTGGCAGACCCATCGCTCAGATCACCGGAAATCAGAGTAAGATCTTTACAGAAGAACAGGGTGATGATGGTGTGAGATCAGTCAGATACAGACTGAACGTGACCCAGAccggatctctgaccatcaaaAACACCAGATCCACAGACTCTGGACTTTATCAACTacagatcagcagcagcagATTCAACATCACCAGGAGCTTCTGTGTTTGTGTCACTG gtttaccgtag
- the LOC127521166 gene encoding uncharacterized protein LOC127521166 isoform X1, which translates to MRGNMETKKFFLSLFAVTAFLHGVSAVGSVSVSVMEGDSVTLKTGVKTNQQEKIKWYFNDTLIAHINGSLSDICTDKGNERFKHRLKLDHQTGSLTIMNIRNTHSGVYKAVIIKKSENETIFYVTVFGVPAPVSVKEGESVTIGPGVINDSNDVMIWSFSGRPIAQITGNQSKIFTEEQGDDGVRSVRYRLNVTQTGSLTIKNTRSTDSGLYQLQISSSRFNITRSFCVCVTDGEKSRDLSGS; encoded by the exons ATGAGAGGAAACATGGAGACAAAGAAGTTTTTCCTTAGTTTGTTTGCAGTTACTGCATTCTTGCACG GTGTGTCTGCTGTTGGTTCAGTGTCAGTGTctgtgatggagggagattcagtcactctaaaGACTGGTgttaaaacaaaccaacaagAAAAGATTAAATGGTATTTTAATGACACTCTCATCGCACACATCAATGGAAGTCTCAGTGATATCTGTACAGATAAAGGTAATGAGAGATTCAAacacagactgaagctggatcatcagactggatctctgaccatcatgAACATCAGAAACACACACTCTGGAGTTTATAAAGCAGTGATCATCAAAAAAAGCGAGAATGAAACAATCTTCTATGTTACCGTTTTTG GTGTTCCTGCTCCAGTGTCAGTGAAGGAGGGAGAATCTGTCACTATAGGTCCTGGTGTGATAAACGACTCAAATGATGTGATGATATGGAGTTTTAGTGGCAGACCCATCGCTCAGATCACCGGAAATCAGAGTAAGATCTTTACAGAAGAACAGGGTGATGATGGTGTGAGATCAGTCAGATACAGACTGAACGTGACCCAGAccggatctctgaccatcaaaAACACCAGATCCACAGACTCTGGACTTTATCAACTacagatcagcagcagcagATTCAACATCACCAGGAGCTTCTGTGTTTGTGTCACTG atggagaaaagtCACGTGATCTGAGCGGATCTTAA